The Oncorhynchus mykiss isolate Arlee chromosome Y, USDA_OmykA_1.1, whole genome shotgun sequence genomic sequence ATACATCCTGTCagttctctgttctgccctgcgtggtattacagtgagcccgtatatacgaaagttgcatttgccatttattgcttagctaataaaaaatacatagtatacaattgGAGTctcattgtcatatttatcccggtaccagattcgaatttacgcaactctaacagtatgtattaatttgttgaTGTCCATGTCACGAATAACAATTCTTTATTATATGTTGAACATTTGCTAAATGTaatatatgttacgaatttgcaaaacatatgaattctagctaggtggctaacattggctagctggctaacattggctaggctaggggttaagtttaaggggcggcaggtagcctagtggttagagtgttgggccagtaactgaaagttaATAGCCTATTGTCCGTAACCTAGGCTATAGACTATTGTCCGTAACCTAACCTAGGCTATAGCCTATTGTCTGTAGCCTAGGCTAAAGCCTATTGTCCGTAACCTAACCTAGGCTATAACCTATTGTCCGTAGCCtaggctatagcctactgtcCGTAACCTAACCTAGGCTATAGCCTATTGTCCGTAACCTAGGCTATAGCCTATTGTCCGTAGCCTAACCTAGGCTATAACCTATTGCGCACGGGAACAACTGGAAGAGAGGCGCCAGAGTTGTGTAGCCGAAGAAGTTAAATATTATCTAGTTCTTAGATATTTACCTGTCAAAGTGCAATGAAACAAAGTGAACATATTATGAAATGTCAGATCTGTACGTTCCTCCAGGCTGCACTCTGCAGTCCCTGGGGGCTCGGCCATGCAAAGCTCCACTATTGATTAGTCCTACGTTTTTAGACATTATTCTAACTGTAAGCTTCCACAACACAGTGCAATGAGGAATGTATCATTGTTATCTAGTGAGTAGGCCTACACTATTATTGGCCAGggctgtaaactgcagtgatGTGAGCTAAAACGTCCTGCTTGGAATGCTTCATGCTGAAATCACTGCCTTTGCTCCTTTCAAACTCACAGCCAATTCTTTAGGTTTCCGTATTTTACATTCAGCAAGCAAGAGAAAGCTGGAATCTCTCCTAGATAGGCGGTAGGCTAGTAGTAGAAAAGGAAATGCTTGAAATAAGATAAGTGTACAACAAGCTATTGTAGGCCTAGTCTAGACTCCAAGAGCTGAAGAGTAATTATTAGGAATAATACTGCATTGAAtagcgtatatatatatacagtggggcaaaaaagtatttagtcagccaccaattgtgcaagttctcccacttaaaaagatgagaaaggcctgtaattttcatcataggtacacttcaactatgacagacaaaattaggaaaaaaaatccagcaaataacattgtaggattttttatgaagttatttgcaaattatggtggaaaataagtatttggtcaataacaaaagtttatctcaatactttgttatataccctttgttggcaatgacagaggtcaaacgttttctgtaagtcttcacaaggttttcacacactgttactggtattttggcccattcctccatgcagatctcctctagagcagtgatgttttggggctgttgctgggcaactttcaactcccttcaaagattttctatggggttgagatctggagactggctaggccactccaggaccttgaaatgcttcttacgaagccactccttcgttgcccgggcggtgtgtttgagatcattgtcatgctgaaagacccagccacgtttcatcttcaatgcccttgctgatggaaggaggttttcactcaaaatctcacgatacatggccccattcattctttcctttacacggatcagtcgtcctggtccctttgcagaaaaacagccccaaagcatgatgtttccacccccatgcttcacagtaggtatggtgttctttggatgcaactcagcattctttgtcctccaaacacgacgagttgagtttttaccaaaaagttctattttggtttcatctgaccatatgacattctcccaatcttcttctggatcatgcaaatgctctctagcaaacttcagacgggcctggacatgtactggcttaagcagggggacacgtctggcactgcaggatttgagtccctggcggcgtagtgtgttactgatggtaggctttgttactttggtcccagctctttgcaggtcattcactaggtccccccgtgtggttctgggatttttgctcaccgttcttgtgatcattttgaccccacggggtgagatcttgcgtggagccccagatcgagggagattatcagtggtcttgtatgtcttccatttcctaataattgctcccacagttgatttcttcaaaccaagctgcttacctattgcagattcagtcttcccagcctggtgcaggtctacaattttgtttctggtgtcctttgacagctctttggtcttggccatagtggagtttggagtgtgactgcttgaggttgtggacaggtgtcttttatactgataacaagttcaaacaggtgccattgatACAGGTAgcgagtggaggaaagaggagcctcttaaagaagaagttacaggtctgtgagagccagaaatcttgcttattttccaccataatttgcaaataaattcattaaaaatcctacaatgtgattttctggatttttttcttctcattttgtctgtcatagttgaagtgtacctatgatgaaaattacaggcttctcttaagtgggagaacttgcacaattggtggctaactaaatacttttttgccccactgtatatatatgcctACTCAATGAATTTACACAGTGAAATATTTTTTAATCAGATTATGAATTGACAGGCAGCCTAGGATAAACATATCGCTTGAAAAGGAGGAGAACAACTCATAGGCATACAGATAGTCCAGTCATCCGCATGGACTGTTGTCCTCCCCATTAGGTAGCAGCAACTCCTCCAACGACCAGATTTCATCCATTCACTTTTCTGCTTTAAGGAACCATCTCCTTTCCACTCCACAATTCAATTGAACTTTTCTAAACTCTCTTCAGTGTACAGAGACAGCAAATATATCTTTAAATTGTTGTGAAGATAACTTTTTTCACAAGCTgtggtccttgtgtaattgtgcAATGCCATACTTGTTGTTTAATGGTGCtgtcaagacaactgggaactctttAGGTTGGAAAGTCGGcgctctagaaagatgcctgagtttctgacttggaattccaagttaTACGACAATTCAAAACGATTTTTGCGAGTCGGTTGTCATTTTTTTCCTgagttctcagttgtcttgaacgcactgaagtcagagttctgagttcccagttgtcttgaacgcactgaagtcagagttctgagttcccagttgtcttgaacgcactgaagtcagagttctgagttcccagttgtcttgaacgcactgaagtcagagttctgagttcccagttgtcttgaacgcactgaagtcagagttctgagttcccagttgttttgaacgcactgaagtcagagttctgagttcccagttgtcttgaacgcactgaagtcagagttctgagttcccagttgttttgaacgcactgaagtcagagttctgagttcccagttgttttgaatgcagcaataaacaaaacattttttctaCCACTGAAGTGCGTTAGCTCCCTACCGCATCACTACAAGCCTATTTGATTCGTCACATACTCTAAACACCCACGTTCTGGATAAGCCAAGCACAAAGAGGGACTAATTGAACAGTCAATGGAAAGGGGAAAGCAAAATGCCCATGAGGCCGGGCTCAGCAaggggaatgagaaagagagaccagGGTCATGCATCAAAGTTACACAGTCAAATTCAATTAGCAAATTCgattacaaatgacatgaatCCACCCTGGACTAAACCTTTTTTTGAGTATTtgttagtgctgagcgattaactgaAATGTCGTTATTTTGGGGGTTTTAAACAACTAATTAACCGACATCGGTTATTTGAATAGCATTTAGTTAATTTTTttcttctgtgagctcaatgtgcaTTTATTCATTGCAGTTTCTCAATGGATGAAGCCcaaactgtgtgatgtagtagggagttgtagtttccaacaggtcaATATTGTACGTTGTTTAGCGAagaaaacatggtaattaactagattgaccataatccattgcgggATAGAGAAAAGTTTCTTCTCGGTATATCTCTACCTGACAATaaatgatctaagtgattgatagttggtattcagcagtcataaaagccttatttactttgaagaactactaaaatagtgattttgtcagacagcatagacagcagctctatagagatgagatgataacttggaattaaataataaagtcaGTAATATACAcatctgaaatattttattaaagtaaagtaatatgaataaatgatggttaataaatAATAAGCCTTCATGGGCAGTCACGTCCACATGGGACTTGTATTAGGCCTAAttattttattctgtgttgttacagcattcaacccagaTAATGCATGTCTAATGTCCGAAAAAAATATTGAAACTGAAGTCGAAAACTGTGATTATTTTTAAAATAATCGAACTGATACCGAACAGACCTCATACAGCGCTAATGGCTCAGCACTAATATTTGTATTGTGCTGTATTTTACTTGTTTTATTcagatttttgtattttgtcatTGAAATTGTACATGCAGTGCTCCCTTGTGaaagagaccctggtctcaatggtgactccctgcttaaataaaggtcaaatatgaCCATGACGCTTCTTCGTTGTGGTTAATGATTGAGCGTAACACTTGCTATCTTTACTCTTTGCTCACATCCTCTGTGATGCCCATGCAGCAGCATTGATTTGGATCATTGGTTCATGCTGGGAAGCTAAGACATCCTGCAGGGATATGAACACAATGTTGATGGGAAAATGAGAGGTCTGATAATTGGAGACAGCATCTCAGAGGATGGAGAGCCAAAAAACACAGTCTGAGAAACCTGATCCAGGCCTTGCACAGTCCTTAGGAACATATTTATCATATTACGAGCATGAAGAAATGAAAAGAGATGGCAGTCGTCctgacagtgagacagaggaaAACAAGGACTCATCATCTCAGATTGTCTCATGTGCCCATGCAGATTCAGCTCCCGACCTGGAGTGGTTCCCAGAGGGACGGTTCGTCTGGCTTGTTGTCCTGGCAGCCACCTGGTGCAATGGATCAATCTTTGGGATTCAGAAGTCTTTTGGAATCATACATATGATGCTTGTTAAAGCTCACGAGGACTCAAATAATGACGTTTCTCAGTTTGCAATAGGTGAGAGGAAAGTTTTGCTTGGGTACCTACAGTATTGTTCAGACAACACTGAATAGTTGATCGATTCACGTTGATCACGTTGGCTGCAGGGTGACGGCCATTTGTGGGGCCCTTGTGGCTTTCTTGGGACTTCTGACAAGTTCATTCACCATGTAACTTAGGATGCTTCTTTCTAGCACCTTTTCTTCAATAAATTACTGTACAAATTAAAACGGGTTAATCTGAATATCctagtgatatattttaaatGAATTTTCAAGAATTTTAAGTCTTTTCATTATATTGCTGCTGTCACTGTGTATTTCTCTCCAAGGTCGTTAGGTTTGTGGTACTTCACCTATGGGGTTCTGTTTGGCTGTGGCTCCTCCTTTGTCTTCTTGCCTTCTCTGGTGACCCTGGGACACTACTTCCCTCAGCGCCTCGGCCTGGTCAACGGGGTGGTGATGGCAGGCAGCAGTGTTTTCTCCATAAGCCTGCCTGCCCTGCTGGAGGAGGTGGGGACACCGCTGGGCCTCAGCACCACCTTTCAGATCCTCAGTGCCCTCATGCTAATCCAGGCAGCCCTGGCATTCTCCTTCTGCTCACGCCTTTACCACAGGAATTTGTCCACTAACACGGCCCAGCTTTCATCTGCCAACCTGAGCAGTGGCTGGCAGCAGGGCCTGACACAGACCAGGAGGTACTGCAACCTGGGAGTGTTTCACCTCCCTAATTACAGGGTGTGGGCTTTTGGGGTGGCTACGGCTATGCTGGGCAACTTTGTGCCCTACATTTACCTGGTGAGTTAGCTGTGTAATTATTAAACATTTTATCATTTAGGACGGGATTTAATCTGAGGCGTTTTGTGGAACACgtgacatttaaaggtaatttccgattgatcTGACATATGCACCTTTAACTTGAATGCAATCTCTACGAACTTCCCATTCCCTTTTTGAACTCTGGCCTTACCTTTTGTTAATACTGATTGTTCGACAATACCTGGCCAGTGGTTCAGTGTATCCTACTGATGCCTCTTATCAGATGAGTTTTGTGGAGGAGCAGTTTGTGGAGACGCCAGTGAAGGAGTGGGTCCTCCTGGTGTGTATCGGGGTGACCTCCTGCGTAGGACGCCTGCTGTTTGGCAGGGTGGGAGACCTGCTCCATGGGGCACGCAAGATCTACCTTCAGGTAAACCACATCCAAcagaacatacactacatgaccaaaaataagtatgttgacacctgcttgtcaaacatctcatttcaaggtcatgggcattaatatggagttggtcccccatttgctgctataacagctcccactcttctgggaaggctttcctctagatgttggaacattgctgctgggatttaattccattcagcaacaagagcattagtgaggtcgggcactgatgttgggtaactaagcctggctcgcagtcggcattccaattcaccccaattcatcccaaaaccCAGATTCGTCGATCGCACTGCCAGATGGTGATTCATCACTTCTGACAACGCGTTTCTACTTCTCCGATGGCggcgagcttcacaccactccagccgaagattggcattgcgcatggtgatcttaggcttgtgtgcggctgctcggtcatggaaacctatttcatgaagctcccggtgaacagttattgtgctgatgttgcttccagaggtagtttggaactcggcagtgagtgttgcaaccaaggacagactttttttttacgtgctacgcgcttcagcactcggctgtcccgttctgtgaatttgtgtggcctaccactcgtGGCTCAGTCATTGTTGCACctggacatttccacttcacaataacagcacttacagttgactggggaagctctagcagggcagaaatttgacaaactgacttgttggaaaggtggcatccgatGACATTGTCACGTtcaaaagtcactgagctcttcagtaaggtcattctactgccaatgtttgtctatggagattgcatgcatgtgtgctcaattttttacaaatccactcatttgaagaggTGTGCACATGGATTTTCATAAAGGAAGTCAGAAAAGTAGCAGGAAGTATTCCAAAAACAACCTCAGGTACTCTTGACGGGGAATAGTAATTGAAAAGGAAAAGGAAAAGTATAACAGGTGCCAAGTTGACATTCAGACACCCTGGGGAAGGCGTAAGCCGATACACCTCTGTGTATTTTAATAATGACTTAGCCCACACTTTAAAGGCTTTATCATTTTCAGACCTGGACTTGGATTTTTTACGTCACTCAGCACCTATTTGTGTTTATCATTTTTGCTTTTGTTTTTCAAAAACATGGGACATGCGTCAAACACAAGGCACAACACATTTCTATCATCGGGGCAATGATTTGAGTGCTCCTTATTTTGTTTTAACTTGTTGAAATGCTATATAGATTAATATTCGTGTGTGTGGGTCTTTCATTAAAATGCTGTATACAGCATCATGCAGACATTATAAAGGGCCATATTTTTTCAAGTAAAACAAAGGCCAGTTGTATGCACTTTCTTTTGTAAAAACAAACATAATAGGTTATGTCTGGCCCGTGAATTCCTTGTGTTTTTTTAATATGGCATGTGCGCTGATTGAGTTTGACACTCCGTGGCATAGGAAGTACCGTGACTAGATAAGAGAGGAACACAGTCCTCCCCTGGATGGTGTAGCGACTGTACACTCTAAGGTTGTGCTTAGAACTAAATGTTGAACAGGATTAGAATGAAATAGTGG encodes the following:
- the LOC110510022 gene encoding LOW QUALITY PROTEIN: monocarboxylate transporter 8 (The sequence of the model RefSeq protein was modified relative to this genomic sequence to represent the inferred CDS: deleted 1 base in 1 codon; substituted 1 base at 1 genomic stop codon), coding for MESQKTQSEKPDPGLAQSLGTYLSYYEHEEMKRDGSRPDSETEENKDSSSQIVSCAHADSAPDLEWFPEGRFVWLVVLAATWCNGSIFGIQKSFGIIHMMLVKAHEDSNNDVSQFAIGERKVLLGYLQYCSDNTNSXSIHVDHVGCRVTAICGALVAFLGLLTSSFTMSLGLWYFTYGVLFGCGSSFVFLPSLVTLGHYFPQRLGLVNGVVMAGSSVFSISLPALLEEVGTPLGLSTTFQILSALMLIQAALAFSFCSRLYHRNLSTNTAQLSSANLSSGWQQGLTQTRRYCNLGVFHLPNYRVWAFGVATAMLGNFVPYIYLMSFVEEQFVETPVKEWVLLVCIGVTSCVGRLLFGRVGDLLHGARKIYLQAGSFMVLGLASMLVPLCVRFEGLVAVCLLLGLCDGCVITLMAPVTFELVGPQRASQAIGYLMGLMALPMTAGPPLAGLLHDHFGDYHMAFYLAGVPPMVGGVLLFFVPNVHQCLLEGQQETLPRPSPDLQLSPPGSDHQAPPIPGHQLPPTSPELQLSPPGSHHQSLPIPGHQLPPTSPD